GAGCTTGAATCCTATGCAAGTTTTGGGTATGCCGGAAAAAGGTTTTCTTGCTGAAGGAGCCGAAGCCGATGTGACTGTTGTCGATCCGGAAACGGAATGGGAAGTCAATATTGAAAACTTTGAATCTCAGGGCAGAAATTGTCCTTTTAATGGCTGGTCTCTCCGTGGATGGCCAGTGTACACTATTGTAGGTGGTAAAATTCTTATGAGAGAGAGGAGCATTTTAGAGCCATGAATTTTGCTGACCAAGTTTGCAAAGTTGTCGAAATGAAGGGACCTCTGGTAGTGGGCATGGATCCCCATCTTGAGTTGTTGCCTCCTTATCTTCTCGAGAAGTGGTTGCGAGAAAGAGGCAATAATTTGCAGGCGCTTGCTTATTGCGTCATGGAGTTTGGAGAACTAATTATTGAAGCTATACATGATATCGTTGGATTTGTGAAGTTTCAAATGGCTTTTTATGAATTGCTTGGAGTTCCTGGTTTGATGGTTCTGAAAAATCTGGTTGATCGTGCCAGAGAAAAAGGGCTTACGGTAATACTCGATGGCAAACGGAACGATATTGCCAGCACGGCTGCCTGCTATGCCAGAGCATATCTTTCGGGGATAGAATATCCTCTGGAAAGAAGTATTCCTTCTTTCTGGGATGTAGATGCTTTGACTGTCAATCCTTACTTTGGTGAAGATGGACTTACGCCTTTTTTTGAAGAAGCCAAAAAGGTTAACAAGGGGCTGTTTGTAGTGTGTCGTACCACCAATCCTTCGGCTCCTTTCCTACAGGATGAAGGGAGAGAAGAAAAGGTTTATTTTAAAGTTGCCCGCTTAGTAGAGCGCATGGGCGAAAAAACGATTGGGGATTCAGGCTTCAGTTCGGCAGGCATAGTGGTGGGTGCTACCTATCCGGAGGATTTGAGAATGCTGAGGACAGAATTTCCTTCTTTGCTCTTTCTGATCCCTGGGGTGGGTGCCCAGGGTGGTGGGCTGGAGCCATTACGGTTTGCTTTTCGCGATGATGGGATGGGTGCACTGGTCAATGTTTCTCGAGGAGTGCTTTTTGCCTATCGTGAGAGTGGAAACTCGGATGGCAGAGGCTTCGAGAGATTGGCCAGAGCAAAGAGCATTGATTACCAGGAGAGGCTTAGGGAACTTCAGCGATGAGCGAAGCCAGGATTGTGGAGAAAAGAAAATTGGGTGAGGATTATATTTATTTCGTTTTGCGAGAACCTGTCATTGCTTCGCTGGCTTCGCCGGGGCAGTTTGTTATGGTAAAAGCAGGTGAGGGTTGGGATCCGCTATTGCGCAGGCCTTTGGGCATACTCTGGGCAGAGGATGAGCATTTTGCCCTGCTTTTTAAGGTGGTAGGAAGAGGTACTGGTATTTTAAGGAATCTGGACTGTGGAAATTGGTTGGATGTAATCGGCCCTCTGGGGAATTCTTTTTCCTGGAATGATAACGGACCCTTTCTCCTGATTGCTGGAGGACGAGGGTTGGTCCCGATTTATTTTCTGGCTCATGCTCTTTTTAAGAGGAGTTTACCCTTTGTTTTCTGTGTTGGTTTTAAGGTGAAAGAGGAATTGGATTTACTGCAACTTTTAGAAGGGAAAAACTGGAACGTTGCTGTGGCTTGCGAAGAAAAAGATGAAAAGGTTTTTTGTGGAACAGTGCTCGATGTTGCCAGGATGCAACTAAGACAGAACTCTTTTTCCAAAATTTATGTTTGTGGACCTCATGATTTGCTACACTCAATGGCGGTGGATGCCGAGTTTGCAGGTCTGCCGATTGAAGCTTCTTTTGAGGCACTTATGGGTTGTGGTTATGGGTTGTGTTTGAGCTGCGTGCTTAGGAAAAAGAGTGGGGAGGGATATTTTCATATTTGTAAGGAAGGACCGGTTATAGCGCTGGAGGAAGTGTCATGGTAGACCTTTCGGTGCGCGTGGGAGACTTGCGCTTGAAGAATCCTGTGGTATTGGCTTCGGGAACCTGTGGATATGGGAGGGAACTCGCTAAATTTATTAACCTGAAAATGGTAGGAGCGATTACTGTGAAAGGGTTGAGTATGGAGCCCTGGCAGGGCAATCCCCCTCCTCGGATACATGAAGTGTATGCAGGGATTCTCAATTCAATCGGTCTTGAAAATAAAGGACTTGAAAGTTTCCTCCGTGAGGATCTCCCGTTTTTCGAAACTATTGAAACCCCTTTATTTGTCAATATCTGGGGTAAAAATGTTAAAGAATATGTGCTTTTAGCCAGAAATCTGGATGCGGTAGAGCGAGTTACAGCTATTGAACTCAATCTTTCCTGTCCCAATGTGGAAAAGGGGGGTGTAAGTTTTGCTCTACAGGAAAAAGTTTTTGAAGAACTGGTGGGGAGGGTCAGGCATTCTTTTACAAGAAAGATAATCGTTAAACTTGGTCCTCAAATTTTTGACCTGGAGAAAGCCATTCAGATTCTCGAAAGGGAAGGTATAGATTTTGTGAGTGCTACCAATTCTTTCCCTGGTCTGGCTGTGAATGTGGATGAACAGCGTTTCGTGTTTTCGAGAAAGGTAGCCGGCTTTTCTGGACCGGCCATTAAACCCCTGGCTTTGAAACTGGTATATGATATAGTTAGTGTGACTCGTTTGCCAGTAATTGGCATGGGAGGTATTGTTTGCTGGAGGGATGCTTTGGAATTTCTGCTAATTGGTGCAAGAGCGATTGGGCTGGGAACTGTAAACCTGATTTATCCCGATGCTGCTCAGCGGATTCTTAAGGGCATAGAGGAATATTTGGACCAGAAAGGGATTTCTTCATTAGAGGCTATCATTGGAAAGGTGAGGTGAACAAGTTGGAAGAAAGAGAAATACTGAATCTTTTTAAGGAAGCGGGGGCTTTTTTGGAAGGACATTTCCTGCTCACTTCGGGACTTCATAGCCCTGTGTATATAGAAAAGTTTCGTCTTTTGCAGTTTCCCCGTTATGTTGAAATTCTGGCACGGGAGATGGTTCAGCGCCTTGGCAATAGAGAAACGATTGAACTGGTAGTGGGCCCTGCAGTAGGGGGCATTGTGTTAGCTTATGAAGTTGCTCGCCAGCTGGGTGTGCGAATGGCGTTTACGGAGCGAGAAGAGGGAAAAATGTGCTTCAGACGGGATTTTCAAATTCGTGAGGGGGAAAAAGTTTTAATAGTGGAGGATGTAGTTACCACTGGGGGATCTCTGCAAGAAGTTGTGAGGGCCGTAGAAGCAGCAAAGGGGAATATTGCAGCTATTAGTGTTCTGGTTGATCGGAGCGGGGGGAAAGTTCAGTTTGATTATCCTTTCTTTCCGCTTTTGCAGATGGAAGTTAAGACCTATTCGGCAGAGGAATGTCCCTTGTGCAAGCAAAAAGTAGAGCTTCAAAAAAGAGGTAGTCGCTATCTCCAATAGTGGGGGTCTTGTAAACTTTGGATTGGAAAGCTGTTCTGGACAGTGAGTTTGATATTTTTGAACCTATTGAACTTGCTCAACAGCTGGTTCGCATCCCCAGTGTTTCTGGTGAAACTGGTGAAGAAGAGATTTCCAGGTTTATTGCCAATTATTTTATAGATCGAAAAATCACTGTGGAGTGGCAGGAAGTAGAAAAGAACCGCGCTAACGTTATTGCCGAGGTAAAGGGGACGCTTGGAGAGGGACCAACGTTGCTTTTCAACGGTCATATGGACACCGTTCCTGTTGGTAGTGGATGGACTTATCCTCCTTTGGGAGGGCAGATTGTTGGAGACAAACTCTATGGGCGTGGTGCATGTGACATGAAAGGTGCGCTTGCAGCTATGATGTATGCTGCTTATACAGTTTCACTTTTTGCTTCTCAGCTCTATGGTAGCTTAAAATTACTTTTTGTAGTGGACGAAGAACGCGACAATCTGGGCATGAAGAGATGGCTTGAAAGTTATCTCAGTAGCAACGAAGTTGTGGATTTTGCGGTGGTTGGCGAACCAACTGGTTTAAACATAAGTCTTGGTCACAGAGGTGTCGCTGCCTATCGAGTTACTGTGGAGGGTAAGGCTTCACATGCTGGATTAGCTGAGGAGGGTGTTAATGCGATTTACATTGCTGCTTCAGTAATTAAAGACATTGAAAGCAAGAATGAGTTGCTTAAAAAACATGCTGACCCCGACCTGGGTTGCCCGAGTCTTATGGTGGGTTTGATTGAAGGTGGGGTTTCGCCCAACGTGGTGCCCGAGCAATGTAGCTTTGAAGTAGACGTTAGAACACTGCCTAATTTTTCTTTAGAAAGCATGGAAAAACTGCTTCAGGATATTGTTGTTGAGGTCAGAAATCGTTCTAATTCGCCTTTTTCGTATCGGATTTCTCAAACGGTGCCTCATTTACCTCCGGCTAAGGTGTCCCGGGATCTCCCAGCAGTTGAGGTGCTTGCCCGGTCTATTTCTCAGATTCCTGGAGAGATTCCCATTTTTGCCCCCTTTCCCGCTTCTTGTGAGGCGTCTTTCCTGTTTAACGCAGGCATTCCCACTGTTATCTTTGGTCCCGGTAGAATTGTTGAGGCCCATTCTGCCAATGAGTTTGTTTCTACCTCGCAAATTGTTACAGCCAGTATGATATATGCTCTGTTGGCATTGCAATTTTTAGGTGGCGATTAATACGTTCTTGTTTACGGAAATGCCTGTTATAATGTATGACGTGGAAATAGCAAGATTTGTGAGGGTTAACAATGTTTTGTTTGGTAAGGGTGGCTTTTGCAAGGATTTTTAAATTTTTATCCAGAAAAGTACCAGGTGTGGAAGATTTGCTCTATTTGCACGCGTTTAGTTCTTAATTTTTAGAGGAGTCAACTATAAATAATGATTAACTGGAACAAATTTTTCACCTTTCCTGAGCATGGCAAAGATAACTCTCAACAGCTTGTTACAGAGGGCAATCATGGCTTTTCTGTGGGGCATTCCCTCACCTCTCTTTTTCAAGTAATAAGCTCTGAAGTACTCATTGCAGCGCATAACTCCACTTGCCATGAGATAGAGACATCTCCGCAAAGACTTAGAGCCCTTCTTGCTGATTCCACCTCGAGCATACCGGGAACCAGACTGTCTGATAGAAGGGTCAATACCTGCATAGGCAGCCAGTTTCCTTCGGTTCTCAAACCTGTGTATATCCTTGACTGCAGCCAGAAAATGAGCCGAGGTGATATCACTGACTCCTTTGATGGATTTGAGGAGTTCCAAGTTGTCTTTCTGGTTCTTTTGGATTTCCTCGATGAACTGCCTGGTAATCTCCTGGAGCTTCTGGTTGAGGAACCGGAGCATCTCCACTTCATGTTTGATGATCAGGGCATAGTTGGTGGTGGAGGTACCGATGGAATCTCTGGCAAGTTCCAGGAACTGTTCAGCACTGAGAGATGGTTTTCTTCCTCTTGCTTTGAGCTTTCTGAAGACAGCTTTCACTCTACCTGGGGAGGTTTTGAGAACCGAATGGGGAGTGGGGAATTCTTCAAGTACCGAGAGCAGGAAATCGGTGAAGATGTTGTAGTGAGCCACCAGTTCTGGGAAGACCACCACCAGATGTTGTTTGAGCTGGGTCTTGGTTCTGGCAATCTGTTGAGTGAGGCTTTCCCTCACCCTGGCCAGGGCAGCCAGGTCATCCAGCTTGTCAGGGATGAAGTGAGGAATCACTTCCAGGTTTTTGAGCAGAAACCTGGCGATGGTGAGAGCATCAATGCGGTCAGTTTTGGTATTGTGCAGGGTGATGCCCTGAGAGAATTTCTTGATGAGGGCGGGGTTGATGAGTGCCACCGGGTACTGGTTGGTAATCAGGAAGGCCAGGAGGTTAAGATGGTAACTCCCAGTAGACTCCACACCAATCAGGGAGTTGGGATAGGAGCTAATAAGCTGGCTGAGGGCAGTGAATCCCTCCAAGTTCATATTCAGTTGACCTTCACTGAGCACCTGCAAAGAAGCATCGATGATTACATAGTTGAACCTGTCCCTGGAAACATCAATGCCTATGAAATACTGCCAGGAGTTTTTGTTCAT
This portion of the Thermatribacter velox genome encodes:
- the pyrF gene encoding orotidine-5'-phosphate decarboxylase, coding for MNFADQVCKVVEMKGPLVVGMDPHLELLPPYLLEKWLRERGNNLQALAYCVMEFGELIIEAIHDIVGFVKFQMAFYELLGVPGLMVLKNLVDRAREKGLTVILDGKRNDIASTAACYARAYLSGIEYPLERSIPSFWDVDALTVNPYFGEDGLTPFFEEAKKVNKGLFVVCRTTNPSAPFLQDEGREEKVYFKVARLVERMGEKTIGDSGFSSAGIVVGATYPEDLRMLRTEFPSLLFLIPGVGAQGGGLEPLRFAFRDDGMGALVNVSRGVLFAYRESGNSDGRGFERLARAKSIDYQERLRELQR
- a CDS encoding dihydroorotate dehydrogenase, which codes for MVDLSVRVGDLRLKNPVVLASGTCGYGRELAKFINLKMVGAITVKGLSMEPWQGNPPPRIHEVYAGILNSIGLENKGLESFLREDLPFFETIETPLFVNIWGKNVKEYVLLARNLDAVERVTAIELNLSCPNVEKGGVSFALQEKVFEELVGRVRHSFTRKIIVKLGPQIFDLEKAIQILEREGIDFVSATNSFPGLAVNVDEQRFVFSRKVAGFSGPAIKPLALKLVYDIVSVTRLPVIGMGGIVCWRDALEFLLIGARAIGLGTVNLIYPDAAQRILKGIEEYLDQKGISSLEAIIGKVR
- the pyrE gene encoding orotate phosphoribosyltransferase produces the protein MEEREILNLFKEAGAFLEGHFLLTSGLHSPVYIEKFRLLQFPRYVEILAREMVQRLGNRETIELVVGPAVGGIVLAYEVARQLGVRMAFTEREEGKMCFRRDFQIREGEKVLIVEDVVTTGGSLQEVVRAVEAAKGNIAAISVLVDRSGGKVQFDYPFFPLLQMEVKTYSAEECPLCKQKVELQKRGSRYLQ
- a CDS encoding M20 family metallopeptidase, producing MDWKAVLDSEFDIFEPIELAQQLVRIPSVSGETGEEEISRFIANYFIDRKITVEWQEVEKNRANVIAEVKGTLGEGPTLLFNGHMDTVPVGSGWTYPPLGGQIVGDKLYGRGACDMKGALAAMMYAAYTVSLFASQLYGSLKLLFVVDEERDNLGMKRWLESYLSSNEVVDFAVVGEPTGLNISLGHRGVAAYRVTVEGKASHAGLAEEGVNAIYIAASVIKDIESKNELLKKHADPDLGCPSLMVGLIEGGVSPNVVPEQCSFEVDVRTLPNFSLESMEKLLQDIVVEVRNRSNSPFSYRISQTVPHLPPAKVSRDLPAVEVLARSISQIPGEIPIFAPFPASCEASFLFNAGIPTVIFGPGRIVEAHSANEFVSTSQIVTASMIYALLALQFLGGD
- a CDS encoding IS110 family transposase; translation: MNKNSWQYFIGIDVSRDRFNYVIIDASLQVLSEGQLNMNLEGFTALSQLISSYPNSLIGVESTGSYHLNLLAFLITNQYPVALINPALIKKFSQGITLHNTKTDRIDALTIARFLLKNLEVIPHFIPDKLDDLAALARVRESLTQQIARTKTQLKQHLVVVFPELVAHYNIFTDFLLSVLEEFPTPHSVLKTSPGRVKAVFRKLKARGRKPSLSAEQFLELARDSIGTSTTNYALIIKHEVEMLRFLNQKLQEITRQFIEEIQKNQKDNLELLKSIKGVSDITSAHFLAAVKDIHRFENRRKLAAYAGIDPSIRQSGSRYARGGISKKGSKSLRRCLYLMASGVMRCNEYFRAYYLKKRGEGMPHRKAMIALCNKLLRVIFAMLRKGEKFVPVNHYL